Proteins co-encoded in one Marmota flaviventris isolate mMarFla1 chromosome 9, mMarFla1.hap1, whole genome shotgun sequence genomic window:
- the LOC139707155 gene encoding E3 ubiquitin-protein ligase RNF152-like: METLSQDSLLEYQICFNYYSPRRRPKLLDCKHTCCSVCLQQMRTSQKDVRCPWCRSITKLPPGFSVSQLPDDPEVLAVIAIPHTSEHTPVFIKLPSNGCYMLPLPISKERTLLPGDMGCRLLPGSQQKSVTVVTIPAEQQPLQGGAPQEAVAEEPDRRGVVKSSTWSGVCTVILVACVLVFLLGIVLHNMSCVSKRFTVISCG, encoded by the coding sequence ATGGAGACGCTGTCCCAGGATTCGCTGCTGGAATATCAGATCTGCTTCAACTACTACAGCCCCCGGCGGAGGCCCAAGCTGCTGGATTGCAAACACACCTGCTGTTCGGTGTGCCTCCAGCAGATGAGGACGAGCCAGAAGGACGTGAGGTGCCCCTGGTGCCGCAGCATCACCAAGCTGCCCCCTGGCTTCTCCGTGTCGCAGCTGCCCGATGACCCCGAGGTCCTGGCCGTCATCGCCATTCCGCACACCTCCGAGCACACCCCGGTCTTCATCAAACTTCCTAGCAATGGGTGCTACATGCTGCCCTTGCCCATCTCCAAGGAGCGCACACTGCTGCCCGGAGACATGGGCTGCCGCCTGCTCCCCGGGAGCCAGCAGAAGTCCGTCACGGTGGTGACCATCCCTGCGGAACAGCAGCCGCTGCAAGGCGGGGCTCCGCAGGAGGCAGTGGCCGAGGAGCCGGACAGGCGGGGCGTGGTGAAAAGCTCCACCTGGTCGGGCGTGTGCACTGTCATCCTGGTGGCCTGTGTCTTGGTCTTCCTCCTGGGCATCGTGCTCCACAACATGTCTTGTGTTTCTAAGCGCTTCACTGTGATATCCTGTGGCTGA